The following is a genomic window from Flavobacterium sp..
ATTGGAGGGTTAGTTGCTGATAGATATTGGGGCTATAAAAAATCCATCGTAATTGGTGGTTTAATGATGGGAGCCGGTTATTTCATGATGGGAATTCATGATATTACCATGCTTTACATTGCTATGACATTAGTGATTATTGGTAATGGTTTCTTCAAGCCAAATATTTCAACACTTTTGGGTAATTTTTATTCAGAAGATAAATTTAAAGACAAGAAAGACGAAGGCTACAACATTTTCTACATGGGAATTAATGTGGGAGCTTTTATTTGTAATTTCTTTGGAGCTGCCTTGCAAATTTTATTAGGCTGGCAATATGCTTTTATGGCGGCTGGTATTGGTATGTTTATCGGAGTGATAGTTTTCTTATTAGGAACCAAACACTATGGAAATCAAACGGAGAAAAAAGGAGTACAGCCTGGCGACATGCCTTTTTATAAAATTGTACTTTTCATTTTACTACCATCAGCAGTTTTTGGAGTAATTGGTTGGTTATTAAAAGGAATTACTTCTGAAGCAAATCCTGGAGGTTATATTTTTGGTTCGGATAGTACTGATGCTTTTATTTTTGCGTGTATTCCAGTAATTTTCTTCTATGGAAGTTTGTATTTCAAAGCCAAAGTGGAAGACAAAAGACCAATTGGTGCTTTATTAACCATTTTCGCAGTAGTTATTTTATTTTGGGGAGTATTCAAATTAAACGGTTCAGCACTTAATACTTGGGCAGATCGTTATACCGATAGAGAAATTACTGGAACTACTCAAACGGTTTTCAACGGATTAAAATTAGCCAAAGAAGTAGAATATAAAAAAGATACTGTTGAATTATACGATGCCAGTTTCCGTATTCAAAAAGTAGATGGAGAAGTTCAAAAAACTGTAGATTATCCCGTTTATTTCAGAAACGTTGCGAAAGAAAAATTACCTGAAGAAGGAGCAACAGTTTCGCTTTGGGCAACCAATTTAAGTCAGTCTATCAATCCAGGTTGGGTAATTATTTTAACGCCTTTAGTAGTGGCTTTCTTTACGTTTTTAAGAAGTAGAAAGAAAGAACCATCAACTCCAACAAAAATCGCTTTCGGATTATTGATTTCAGCTTTATCAGTATTAGTAATGATTGCTGCTGTAAATATGGGAGCAAACGGTTCTGAAAAGGTAAGTGTTTGGTGGTTAGTGGCTAATTACGGAGTTATCACTATCGGAGAGTTATTCTTAAGTCCGATGGGATTATCAGTAGTTTCAAAATTGAGTCCAACGAATATCACTTCATTAATGATGGGTGGTTGGTTTTTATCCACTTCAATCGGAAATAAATTAAGTGGTGTGTTAGCAAGTCTTTGGGATACGTATGACAACAAACAAGATTTCTTTTGGATTAACTTCGGATTATTACTATTTGCTACAATGTTGATGTTTATTTTATTGAAACAACTAAACAAAGTAATGCAAGAAAAAGGAATACACTAAATGAGTTTGACTAACGAAATATTTTTTAATACTATTCGAGAAGTAATTTTAATTTCTCGTCAAAAAGTGTATCGTTCGGTTAATTTCGTTTTATTAGAAACGTATTGGAATATTGGTAAACTTATAGTTGAAGAAGAACAACAGGGCGAAAGTCGAGCTGTTTACGGTTCTAATTTATTAAAAAACCTTTCTAAAGAATTGACTTTGGAATTTGGGAAGGGATTTGATTATACCAATTTAACTAATATGAGAAAATTCTATTTTTCATTTCCAATTCTTGACGCATTGCGTCAAGAATTGAGTTGGACACATTATAGAATATTATCAAAAATAGATTCAGAAGAAAAAAGAACGTTCTATTTGAATGAAGCGGCAGAAAATTCATGGAATTCAAGACAATTAGAACGACAAATTAAATCGTTAAGTTTTGAAAGAACTTTAAATCCAATTTCAAAAGAGCAAAATCTTTCAATACATTCAGTATTAAAAGATCCTTATATTTTTGAATTTTTAGGACTTTCAAATGATGCTAAAAATACCGAGTTTCAAATTGAAACAGCTATCATAGATCATATTCAAAAATTTTTATTGGAATTTGGAAAAGGATTTGCTTTTGTAGCAAGACAACAACATATAATTACAGATACTTCCGATTTTTATATTGATTTGGTTTTTTATAATTATATTTTAAAATGTTTTGTGATTATCGATTTAAAAACGGATAAACTTTCCCATCAAGATATTGGTCAAATTGATATGTATGTGAGAATGTATGATGATTTAAAAAGAAACGAAGGCGATAATCCAACAATTGGAATTTTGCTTTGCACAGAAAAAGACGAAACTATTGTAAAATATTCCGTACTAAGCGATAATAATACGCTTTTTGCAAGTCAATACATGCTTTATATGCCTAAAGAAGAAGATTTAAAACAAATAATAGATCAAGATAGAATTATATACGAGTTAAATAAAAATAATTAATGCAAACAATAGAACAAATTCAGGATTTTAAAGGAAAATATCCAAAACAACTTTGGTATTTATTCTTTAGCGAAATGTGGGAGCGTTTCTGTTTTTATGGAATGCGCGGTATGTTAACTTTTTTCATGGTTCATGAATTGTTCATGAAAGAAGATGTAGCTAATTTACAATATGGAGCAACACAAGCCTTCGTTTATGCTTTTACTTTTGTAGGAGGTTTATTTGCCGACAAAATTCTAGGCTATAGAAAATCGCTTTTTTGGGGCGGAATTATGATGATTATTGGAAGTGCTATTTTAGCCTTCGATCCCAAACAATTTTTTTTCCTTGGTATTGCTTTTACTGTAATTGGAACTGGATTTTTTAAACCAAACATTTCAACTATGGTTGGAACATTATACAAAGCAAATGATGCCAGAAGAGACGCCGGATTTTCATTATTTTATTCAGGAATTAATATTGGCGCACTTTTAGGAGGTTACGCTTGTATTTATTTAGGTAAAAATTATTCATGGAATTTAGCTTTCGGTTTAGCCGGAATTGTAATGACAATTAGTTTGGGTACTTTTCTATTTACTCAAAAAAGTCTAGCTACTATAGGTCTTTCTCCTTTATTACATTTGAAAGATTCTAAAAGAAAATTATATGAATATGCTACATATATTGGAACAATAGTGGCAATTCCTTTAATTATGACAATGGTTTCTAATCCAGAATATACCGATTATTTTATGTATACCATTGGACCTATTACCTTGTTATATTTACTATATGAAATGCGAAATTTTTCTTTACAAGAAAATAAAAAATTGATTGCTGCTATGGTTTTCATTGTTTTTTCAATTTTCTTTTGGGCTTTTTTCGAACAAAGTGGAGGTTCATTGAGTTTATTTGCAGCTAATAATTTAGACAATGATTTTTTTGGCGTTAATTTAGATCCAAACGGCGTAAATAATGCTGCAAATTCTTTATTTGTTATCATATTTGCACCACTTTTAGGTCTAGTTTGGGTTTGGTTAAATTCAAGAAAAGCAGAACCTAATACTGTTGTTAAATTTGGTTTGGGTTTTTTGTTTTTAGCATTAGCTTTTTATACGTTCTATTTTACACGTTTTTTCGCAAATTTTAATGGCATGACTTCATTAGAAATGTTTACATTGGCTTACTTCATAATAACATTTGGTGAACTTTGTTTGTCTCCAATTGGACTTTCTATTATGACTAAACTTTCTCCTTTAAAGTTACAAGGTGTTATGATGGGGATGTGGTTTTTAGCAAGTGCTTATGGTCAATATGTTGCTGGAATTTTGGGGGCTGGTATGTCAAGTGCCAACGAAAATGCTACTAAGGCTGAAAAATTAATTACTTATACCGATGGCTACCAACAATTAGCTATTTATGCATTAATTGCTGGTGTTGTTTTAATTGTAATTTCACCATTAGTTAAAAAATTAATGCAAGAAGTTAAGTAAAGGATGTTTTTTGGCATTCAATTTGATTATTTTTGTTTTATTAAATTATATATATGAAGAAGATTTTAGTAATAGCGTTTTTAACATTGACAAGTATGTCAATGCAAGCGCAGGAAGAATTAACATGGCATACAGATATGTCAAAAGCAACGGATATTTCAATTAAAGAAAACAAACCAATGTTTTTGTTTTTTACCGGTTCAGATTGGTGTGGTTGGTGTATTCGTTTGCAGAAAGAAGTATTCAAAACCCCAGAATTTATTAAATGGGCTAAAGAAAGTGTTGTTTTGGTTGAGTTAGATTTTCCAAGAAAAAATAATCAAACGGAGGCTGTTAAAACTCAAAATGCACAATTACAACAACAACTTCAAGTTAGAGGTTATCCAACAGTTTGGTTTGTAGAGGCTACCAAAACTGCTGATGCTAAAGTGAATTTGAATGCCTTAGGAAGTACAGGTTATGTGGCTGGTGGCCCACAAGCTTGGCTAAGTAGTGCAAATCAAATCATTAAGAAAAAATAAATATTTTATTCTAGTTTATAAAATCCCTTTTCGGCTATGGCATGGAAAGGGATTTTTTCTTTTCTGCAAGTAGTTTCCCAACGCTTGATGCTGTTTTTGTAATTACTTTTATCTGCTATAATTACTTTGGGCGAAACATCTTGGATTAATCGCAATAAATTTATTTTTGGATTTTGAGTCAATACTATAATGTCAGGACGAATCGAGGTTTTATAAATTCCTAAACTATCTACTACTAAAATTCTTTTATTTTTAAACGATATGGTGTTTTTCAATGAAAAAACCTCTAGTGAATCTGAAAAGGTTCCTCTTTTATAGTGATTTAAAGTGGCGTAATGATGTTCTGGGGCATCACTAAAAGCAATCACATTTTTTTGATTTTTAATACCAATTAATGTTGCTTTTTCGTTAAAAATTACCAATTCACTTCTGTGGTTTTCATTCCATTTAACTGTAATATAACTGCATTGAAAAATTAAAATGGATAGTAAAATATATTTCACGTTTTTTGCTTTCGCATGATATAAACCATAAATTAAAGCTATAATAATCAAATACATTGAAAATGTTAGCCAACCTGAAAAAGAGATATTTGTTATTATTCCACTTTTAAATTGGGCAATCCAATGAATATAATTGTTCATGAATTGAATGCTATATTCTAAAATATGCCCCAAGAATACTGCTATCGAAGGAAAAACATAGTTTAAAGGTAAAATCACAATTCCGACAATTAATACTAAACTAGATAGTGGAATAATGATCAAATTGGCAAATAAAAACAATAAAGGCAATTGATTAAAATAATATAAACTCAAAGGTAAAACACCTATTTGTGCCGCTAATGAAACTAAGATGGTGTCTATAAAGTAGATGCCAATTTTGTTTTCTGTAAAATAAAACTTTTTATAAAACGGTTGAAATAAAACAATGGATAAAACCGCTGCATAACTCAATTGAAAACCCACATCAAAAATTGCGTTGGGATTTATCAATAAAATAAGAAAAGCTGAAATGGCTAATGCATTATAAATAGCTTTGGGTTGGTTAAAATAGTTTCCAATGCTAATAAAACTAAATAAAGTTACTGCTCTTGTAACTGAAGCCGGTAGGCCTGTTAGAAATGCAAATAGCCATAAGATAGCTAAAACAATAAGTAATTGAATTTCGGCTCCAAATCGGACTCTTTTTAAAGGTTTTAATAAGAAAACAATAAAGAAGTAAATAATTGAAATATGAAGTCCAGATATTGCTAAAATGTGAATTACACCCGCATTGGAATAATCGGCAATGGTTTCTTTATCTAGTTCTAGTCGTTGCCCTAAAATTAATGCATCAATAATCGCTTTGGTTTTGGGTTCAAAATGATGAATATCAAAACTTTTACTCAGACTATTTCTTAATTTTTCAATATAAAAGTCAAAGATTCTGTACGTTTGTATAATTTTAATTTGGTTTTCCTGGGTATAAATTTGGTGGAAAACGTTTTGTTTTTCCAAATAGTTTGCATAATCAAATTGGTACGGATTAAAGGCTTTTGGAATGGGATAAACCGAATTTTTCAACCAAATTTCATCACCAGTGCTTAATTTTATGGTATTGATTTTCGGAACATAAAGCAACATTTTTCCTGAAGTGACAGAATCATTAAAATGCGAAAGAGAGATGAAATATTTATTATATTTTACATTAGGTTTTAAAACACTAGTTACAATTGCCCGAATAGAATTGGTTTCTTCAATTGTATTTTTTGTGTAATGATTCGCATTGTTTGTATCAGAATGCACATAAAAGCTCAGCATTCCTAATGAAAAAGCAAGTAGGTAAGTAGTGATTCCAAAACTTATATTTTGAAGTAACACTTTTTTACTTTTCC
Proteins encoded in this region:
- a CDS encoding peptide MFS transporter — encoded protein: MWKSHPKALPYLFLSEMWERFGYYLMIGIFTLYLKDVEAGFAMTEKEASDLYGTFIALVFLTPFIGGLVADRYWGYKKSIVIGGLMMGAGYFMMGIHDITMLYIAMTLVIIGNGFFKPNISTLLGNFYSEDKFKDKKDEGYNIFYMGINVGAFICNFFGAALQILLGWQYAFMAAGIGMFIGVIVFLLGTKHYGNQTEKKGVQPGDMPFYKIVLFILLPSAVFGVIGWLLKGITSEANPGGYIFGSDSTDAFIFACIPVIFFYGSLYFKAKVEDKRPIGALLTIFAVVILFWGVFKLNGSALNTWADRYTDREITGTTQTVFNGLKLAKEVEYKKDTVELYDASFRIQKVDGEVQKTVDYPVYFRNVAKEKLPEEGATVSLWATNLSQSINPGWVIILTPLVVAFFTFLRSRKKEPSTPTKIAFGLLISALSVLVMIAAVNMGANGSEKVSVWWLVANYGVITIGELFLSPMGLSVVSKLSPTNITSLMMGGWFLSTSIGNKLSGVLASLWDTYDNKQDFFWINFGLLLFATMLMFILLKQLNKVMQEKGIH
- a CDS encoding PDDEXK nuclease domain-containing protein, which translates into the protein MSLTNEIFFNTIREVILISRQKVYRSVNFVLLETYWNIGKLIVEEEQQGESRAVYGSNLLKNLSKELTLEFGKGFDYTNLTNMRKFYFSFPILDALRQELSWTHYRILSKIDSEEKRTFYLNEAAENSWNSRQLERQIKSLSFERTLNPISKEQNLSIHSVLKDPYIFEFLGLSNDAKNTEFQIETAIIDHIQKFLLEFGKGFAFVARQQHIITDTSDFYIDLVFYNYILKCFVIIDLKTDKLSHQDIGQIDMYVRMYDDLKRNEGDNPTIGILLCTEKDETIVKYSVLSDNNTLFASQYMLYMPKEEDLKQIIDQDRIIYELNKNN
- a CDS encoding peptide MFS transporter; the protein is MQTIEQIQDFKGKYPKQLWYLFFSEMWERFCFYGMRGMLTFFMVHELFMKEDVANLQYGATQAFVYAFTFVGGLFADKILGYRKSLFWGGIMMIIGSAILAFDPKQFFFLGIAFTVIGTGFFKPNISTMVGTLYKANDARRDAGFSLFYSGINIGALLGGYACIYLGKNYSWNLAFGLAGIVMTISLGTFLFTQKSLATIGLSPLLHLKDSKRKLYEYATYIGTIVAIPLIMTMVSNPEYTDYFMYTIGPITLLYLLYEMRNFSLQENKKLIAAMVFIVFSIFFWAFFEQSGGSLSLFAANNLDNDFFGVNLDPNGVNNAANSLFVIIFAPLLGLVWVWLNSRKAEPNTVVKFGLGFLFLALAFYTFYFTRFFANFNGMTSLEMFTLAYFIITFGELCLSPIGLSIMTKLSPLKLQGVMMGMWFLASAYGQYVAGILGAGMSSANENATKAEKLITYTDGYQQLAIYALIAGVVLIVISPLVKKLMQEVK
- a CDS encoding thioredoxin family protein, with translation MKKILVIAFLTLTSMSMQAQEELTWHTDMSKATDISIKENKPMFLFFTGSDWCGWCIRLQKEVFKTPEFIKWAKESVVLVELDFPRKNNQTEAVKTQNAQLQQQLQVRGYPTVWFVEATKTADAKVNLNALGSTGYVAGGPQAWLSSANQIIKKK
- a CDS encoding ComEC/Rec2 family competence protein, translating into MKVLKFPLLTITISFAIGIIAEYYFEWTFSKLITLLIFCFGAFCFLFWKSKKVLLQNISFGITTYLLAFSLGMLSFYVHSDTNNANHYTKNTIEETNSIRAIVTSVLKPNVKYNKYFISLSHFNDSVTSGKMLLYVPKINTIKLSTGDEIWLKNSVYPIPKAFNPYQFDYANYLEKQNVFHQIYTQENQIKIIQTYRIFDFYIEKLRNSLSKSFDIHHFEPKTKAIIDALILGQRLELDKETIADYSNAGVIHILAISGLHISIIYFFIVFLLKPLKRVRFGAEIQLLIVLAILWLFAFLTGLPASVTRAVTLFSFISIGNYFNQPKAIYNALAISAFLILLINPNAIFDVGFQLSYAAVLSIVLFQPFYKKFYFTENKIGIYFIDTILVSLAAQIGVLPLSLYYFNQLPLLFLFANLIIIPLSSLVLIVGIVILPLNYVFPSIAVFLGHILEYSIQFMNNYIHWIAQFKSGIITNISFSGWLTFSMYLIIIALIYGLYHAKAKNVKYILLSILIFQCSYITVKWNENHRSELVIFNEKATLIGIKNQKNVIAFSDAPEHHYATLNHYKRGTFSDSLEVFSLKNTISFKNKRILVVDSLGIYKTSIRPDIIVLTQNPKINLLRLIQDVSPKVIIADKSNYKNSIKRWETTCRKEKIPFHAIAEKGFYKLE